ttaattgaaagAAACCTAGGAGGGAAAGCCAGTAGTGAGAGAAAGTCACTTTCAAAGTGGCTGACCATTTGGTTCTAAAATCACAACGTACGACCAAGAAAACCCTCCCCAGGAGGGATACGCATTACCCACCAACAAGCCAAGCTGGGTAACTCGGGAAAAAAGACcagtaaaaaaatacatacattaCAAAAAGATAAAGGTAAAAGCCTTCTTACCGAATCCTCATGAAAGGTCACCACTTGAGGGCAGCAGCCAGGGGAGTTAAAGGTCACAGTAGGGGTCAATGACCTCAGATGCCAGAGCGATAAGGATGGGCCTCCACCGCAAACCTGTTGGAAACATTTCAGGTCATAAATACGAAATGGCGAGGGAAAATGATGAATACAATTTTTCTATACTGTATGCAGTGcttaaacacacatcggtgtataatacaggtaaaaccaaaatgaatattctttatccctgatgcagaTTTAACATTCTATTCaatcgttgcagtacccgctaaaacataggattcaaactgcctctacctatcgggcaatcttggtggtctagttggtaagacactgctctagaactgcaacgGTCGTGGATTTGAATCCCATCTGAGTAATatccctgtgattttttttacagagctcaggaaagtactaagtttacagtgctaaaacatatcggtgtatatgggtaaaaccaaaattaaaatcattATTCTTATTATCTTTCTGGTAATGAACCCAAGGAATCCTCGAAAGTGCTTCCTTGTATCCCTCAAGATACTAGTGTAGAGAAGATGAAAAAGAAGTGCCAGTTTTAGATGTCAGAGAAAAACCCTGCAGACAACGTACGCAATCAAATAGGGTCTAAAAAACATCCACATGCAAAGCACTGGGTCTGAACAGGGATTTGAAACTAGGGCCCACACAGGTAAGAGGCAGCAGTTAAgatccccccccaaaaaaaacacccagattttgtttacaaactcaCCAGCCAGTCATCTCCAGCATCCACCGCTACACAGCCGACCCATTTACCATGATTAGGTCTGGCACATTCCTGATGAATGATACAAAACAAGATATGAAAATACCACTTGATGATACAAGTAATAATAAAGTTTACTTGAAGATACAATGTTATAGGTTCGAATCCTAACAAGCTAACACTAACAGCTGCTTTCACAATGactaggggtcgatttcacaaagagttaggactcgtcttatctcgagttaggacgagtaactcggcctaacttaggattaatcttaaggtctgcatgcaaCAGTGCAAGGgtaggactcgtcctaagtcctaagataagtcttaagttaggaagagttttatgaaatcgacggctggtcatcTATTACTGAATCGCAACTTCTTTGTTGGTGCAATTGATAACTGTTGATGCTTGTGTGAgggagattggctgttgccatcttggtgtttatatccccttgtgggagttccCAGAGTTCCATTGAtgtgaacaaacaaaccaactaCACTACTTACCTCATGTTTGTGAGGTTCAATGATGCTCACTGCCTCCCCTGATGTTCTTGTGTCTAAAAAACAAGCAAAGGCAAAACAACATTAGGGAAGAAGGAAGACAAAGTTAACAAGAGTCGCAATAAACTGTTGTTGTTTCCAAGTAACGTTTTAATTCATGGCAATGTAGTCATTAGTATAGTAGTACGATCAATCCTATATGCagcagagagtgcaggatggaAACTCCTTACTTGGACCCTGATTGGACAACGACTTTTCAATATTAAAAATATGTTCCATATGAATAGGTACAGCCAGCCGCTGGCAACCAACAATGTACAAACAAGCTAATCTGGTACTGTACTACGAGATTATGACAAAGAAAATGTGAATTTAGAAAAGTAGCCGAACTATTTGAATTTGCATAAGTATCCAAAAATTTTGGATATGCAAACGATCCAATACCAGGGTGAGAGAGTGGTCAACCTTGTAACCGCTCGACACATCCTGGGTATGAGGTTGGACTCACCCCATATTCTGACTGTGCCATCTTCTGATGATGAAGCTAACTGCTGTGATTGATTGAAGAGGGACACCCCGTGGATGTAGTCTGAATGGCCGCTGTGCGTATCCTGAGAAAACATTTTACAGTCTTGGTTAAAGGGATAACAAATATActatgttattattttattttgtttttgctataACATCGATGTGtattaaaggcgctggacactattggtaattactttaaataattattagcataagaccttacttggtaacgagtaatggagagctattattagtataaaacattgtaagaaacaactccctctgaagtgacttagttttcgagaaagaagtaattttccacgaatttgattttgagacctcagaattacattttgaggtctcaaaatcaagcatctaaaagcacacaacttcgtgtaaccgGGCGTTTTTCCTTTCCATTATTGGAgaggagctcaaattttcacaggtttgttattttatgcatatgttcagatacaccaagtgagaagacaggtctttgacaattaccaatagtgtccagtgtctttaagcactttaaactcagtactttcctaaaGTGTTCTTAAGAAAATCCACAGGCATGTCAATAAGATTGGATTCAAACACAAATTTACATCCTCTAGTGTAGAATGAATACTCCCATCGACCAACAAATCCTGTAAAATACTTTGCTAGTTCAAAACTTCCGCGATTGAGTTACCTAAGCATTACTATTACTGTTACTATAACTCAAGCCAAACAGTCCATTTACCTTTTTGGTTCCACTTTCTAGATCCCAAGCGTAGACTTTGCAGTCGCCTCCTCCAGAGTACAAAACATTATCCTGAAAGTTAGAGTAAAGGTCAGGTGTTCAGAAAGTGGAgtttggttggaaagatttgTGAATGTTCAAGCAAGTTCGACATCGTTGAACAATCTGCACTGAACTATTTCACCTTATTCATTGAGGGCACTGGGCActtggtactcaaaataattgttcgcataaagcttacatggtaatgagcaatggcgagctgttgatagtatgaaacattgtgagaaacaactcaaacaaagtttttgagaaagtagtaatttctcactaaaataattgaattgaattcgagacctcagttgaggTTTCAaaggcatctgaacgcacacaacttgtgtgacaagggtctttttcttccattattctctagctacttcgacaaccaactaagttcaaatgttcacaggtttgttattttgttgtgcaaatgtctagatacaccaagtaagaagactgatctttgacaatcaccaataggtGTCCAGTTTGCGGTGCCACCAACTACAAGACTATGCTTAGAGACTTCACAAATTTGAATATCTAGGACCTGGTTAATGCCAACCATATTGAGTTAAAGCAATTGCATCCTCGTCCCAAATACCAATCTTGTAAATTTTAACAAACTATTTGTGTTTACATAAACAATTGAAACAGGCACACGTATATGATGAGACCAATTGAAGAACAGTCTCCATGGTAGTGCAGTTATACGATCCTTAATAAGTAGTAGTCCCGCCAAATTTCTATACCTTTCGCCCGCagagtagttaaaaagcaggacagttcattTTCAGAACAGAGAAaactcccgaacatccgataaatcaaCTCAGCGGTAGTAGAAAAAgagagacagttctctaagaacaacctctacctggcaagtagatacacacatggtgttaccgcaaaccaaataaatatatattggtacaggtatttttattttcaagaatttCTGATTCATTGaattgaaaagagaaaaaaaatgacagtTGCCTATAGCAAGGGGTCTATGGAATTTCCTTGTGTACTCTTTGTTTACCTTGTTACAGTAGGCAAGAGCATTCGTCTCAAATGTACCAAAGTTACTGGAAGCTGGCAGCGACATGGACCAAGCAACCTTTGGATTCTAAATTCAAAAGGAAACAAGAAAGAGAGGTCAACACATAAGATTTATCTAAGACCAGTAAAAGCTGTTAATTCCTGTTAATTTCTGTCTTACTCATCAAGGTGATATACAAGATAAATTAGGTTTCTAAGATAGATaccgaagtcttatatagtgcaagtatctaccaaacaaggtactcaaggcgcagagtatatacaaacttcaaaaagataggttattgcagtgataaattctgagacccaattatgtagcaccttataagggtttacaaggtgctacggcgcattaagcagccacagccaggaacactggggcgaaccccttctcttttcgagttatgtgcgttacacaacacatgggaccaatggctttacctCCCATCCGAATGACGAagcaatagttaagtgtcttgcctatttaaagacacaagtgtcatggctggggaatgaacccacactctgctgatcagaaacacctgagtttgaattcggtgctcttaaccgctcggccacgacacttctacacaatcaaataattatttcagaaTTGTTTTCCACGTACCTTTTGAAATATATCTTTCCATGTCCAGCCTTTAATGTCACCACATCCAGCACTGAAACCATAAAAAACAAGATAAATAATAAGCAATATCTTTATAGTGCTTTATCACATCTgatgggtgtctcaaagcagTAAGTATTGCTGAAGAGTTAAGAATCAAGCAAAAACACAttgaacacaaaataattaagttattaaatgtattttcGAAGAAACAGAGGCAAATACTCACGTAATTTTGTTTACGTTTCGACTAGCCTCACTAGTCATCCTCAGAACGAGGCACCACCAGTCGGTTGGTGGCACTGTTGCCTGCTTCGGCCACTGAATGGTGGTTTGGCCGAGTGTGTCCTCCCCCCGGGTGGAACTTGGGGTATGAGGGGGTcccatatgtgtttcttagaaaatacatttaataagttgatattttaccagcctgatgaacttctttcatgaaaataatgaagaTTATCTCACCTTATTAAAAACTTTTCAGTGGACACGAGTGAATAAATAGCTCCCTCGTAcgctagaagaaaaaaaaacataacaaaatcaCAGACTTGGTATAAGAtcattgcagtttttttttattaagaggaATGTAGTCTTCCAAAGGAATGTTTTCAAAAACCTTGATGAGAGACACTTTCAAAATTGTAGGTCGACCCCAAAATTtgctagagtgggacttgaaccagtGACCTCGTAATTAACGTGCCGGAATTCTACTGACCTAGCTAATCCAGGCCTAAGAGCTTTGTTCCAGTGTGGCAGTCAGAAGCAAtacaacagttcttttcagaactgagaaatctcccaaacatccgataaatctactccgctgtagtagaata
Above is a genomic segment from Asterias amurensis chromosome 6, ASM3211899v1 containing:
- the LOC139939019 gene encoding THO complex subunit 6 homolog isoform X2 — encoded protein: MTVYAQCISPNGKYLIAGNNYGTIAVFSITSSLSAEANKETWKPVVTFKAYEGAIYSLVSTEKFLISAGCGDIKGWTWKDIFQKNPKVAWSMSLPASSNFGTFETNALAYCNKDNVLYSGGGDCKVYAWDLESGTKKDTHSGHSDYIHGVSLFNQSQQLASSSEDGTVRIWDTRTSGEAVSIIEPHKHEECARPNHGKWVGCVAVDAGDDWLVCGGGPSLSLWHLRSLTPTVTFNSPGCCPQVVTFHEDSIISGGSTPFVYHWNINGELKIKVPCTANSVFSLAVNTESESNKVLCVSGNSSLLDIYTNFGYKTFSLNFC
- the LOC139939019 gene encoding THO complex subunit 6-like isoform X1, producing MALSLEQDILRQRQQLHMTVYAQCISPNGKYLIAGNNYGTIAVFSITSSLSAEANKETWKPVVTFKAYEGAIYSLVSTEKFLISAGCGDIKGWTWKDIFQKNPKVAWSMSLPASSNFGTFETNALAYCNKDNVLYSGGGDCKVYAWDLESGTKKDTHSGHSDYIHGVSLFNQSQQLASSSEDGTVRIWDTRTSGEAVSIIEPHKHEECARPNHGKWVGCVAVDAGDDWLVCGGGPSLSLWHLRSLTPTVTFNSPGCCPQVVTFHEDSIISGGSTPFVYHWNINGELKIKVPCTANSVFSLAVNTESESNKVLCVSGNSSLLDIYTNFGYKTFSLNFC